The sequence TTGCAAAAACCCATAACGGTATTCTGCATTTTTTCTTCACCTTTAACCAACCATTTACGGGGATCAAATTTGCTTTTATCAGGAAGATAAGCAGCCGGATCAACATCGGGAGGGCAGACAATGGCATATTTTTCTTTTTCCCAATATGCTTGAATGGCGGATGCCATATCCATTTGGTAGTGAGTATCCTTATTGATTTTTACTACCCCATTGGCAATAGCGGTTTGTTGTTGCCAGTCAGTTAGGCCTGAAGCACCATGTAAAACCAGTCCTCTTTCCACACTGTTTTTAATCAGCAGGTCATCAATTTCTTTAATCAAATCCAGATGCAAGACAACATTTTCACCTTTTGTAACGCCATGATTGGTTCCTACGGAAGCAGCAAAAAGGTCAACATTGGTTTTAATGACAAATTCCAATGCTTCTTCCGGTTTGGTATAAAGTTCGTCCGCAGAAACAATTTCGTCTTCTGTTCCTTTAATGTGACCGATTTCTCCTTCCACCAAAGTGTTATGTTTATGTGCCAATTCCACCACTTCTTTAGTTATGCGGATATTTTCCTCCAGTTTTTCTGCCGAGGCATCCACCATCACGGAAGAAACAAGGTCATTTTCAATGCAGAATTTAATGAATTCAAAGTTTTTAGGTGTGGCATGATCAATATGTAAACCTATCCCACATTTGGGAAATTGAGAGGCAAAGGTCTTTACGATTGTAGAAATTAATCTGGCACCAACTTGTATGTCTTGCGAAGAACCTGCCGCATATTTACAGGCACCGGTACTCATTTGTATCAAACCATCCGAATTGACGGCAGCATATCCCTGAATTATAGCTCGGATTTGAGTGTCAAAAACAACATTGGATGCGATAATGCCAAAACGCATTTTTTTGGCTTTGAGGAATACCTCTTTAAGTTGTTCACCGCTTAAAAACATTTTATACCTCCAGTATGTAAAAAATCTTCTATTTTATAATCTCAAAAATTCCGTTTATTAGTCAAGAGAAATCTGCAAATTTGCCAAAAATGCCTCTTATTTATTAAGTAGGTAAATGAGCTTTATGGGTTGTAGTAGTTACCTATACAACTTGCCTTCAGATATTGTTGTTCAATGTTTTTCACGCCTTATTCCCAACGGGATTTTGCCTACCCTTTTTTCTGCAACTGCATTATCAGGAGAAAATATTAGTAAACCAAAAAAAAAGAAAAGGGCGAGAAAGGAAGAAAGCGAAAGAGAAAGAAACAAATTTCACAGGAAGAGAGGGCATTATAACACTGCCTATTCTACCCAAAGCCATCCTTGTCATTAACCCTTATGCTGATTTAGCAATTCCCGAACGCTTCCCGAACGACCATAAGAGCAGCGTTAGGGAAGTGTTTGGTAAGTGTTACGGTGGCATAAGATAAAGGCGTAGGCAGAATGTAGTTATGGCAGGAGAAATTACACTTGGGAGTTTACAAATTTGGTTGAGGAAAATTTAGATAGGTATTCGGGTATCGAGTGTGAAAAGTTTTGCAGCAGAAAAAGAACTTGATTGTTCCTTTTGGCACTGCTGTAGTTATGGGCAAAAAAGAAGGTGGAGACATAATCTCCACCTCTTTGTATTATTTTGGGATATCGTGCTGTTTAATTAGTGGCGAAAACGCGGTAGAATTTCTTATTAACCGATATTCCGCTATAGAAAAGATTGGGAGTGGTAGTTACAGTTGTCCAAGTTCCATAAGGATCATCTGCGGATTCCACCCGATAATTTGTGGCACCGGAAACAGCGTTCCAGCTTAAATTTATCGTTCCTCCCACCTGACTGATATTAATTATTGGCGCTTCCAAAATTCCCGCTGCGGGGGTTATATCTGCCAGAAAACGGGGGCTAAATTGCATTGTATCATTATATTGGCCTCCCAAACAGACAATATCTACCGGAGTAGTAGGAATGGTTGTTCCAGCATAATCGGCGCCGGGGAAAGTTCTCATTATTAAAGTTCCGGAGGCATCCGTGGCAGTGATGTTTTCTGCCGTGGCAGCAAAAACACCTGTAGTATTGGGGGTCAAAGTAACGCCATAAATTTTTAGCATTCTTGCCTGATCGGCTGAAGTGATGGTTGCCAAGGTTCTCGTTACTGGAACAATGGTATTATTATGAGAAGTGGCGGCACCCGGATCGGCAAGAGGAACAAATTGCAAAAGACCTGAATATACAGATAAAGTTCCCGTAATGCCAGTAATGCCGTCGTAGAGAGCATAAGTGGTTGTGATTATGCCGCTTGGGTCGTCAATAACGATGGCTGCTGTAGCATCCTGAACATATTTTTGATTGCGATTTGCTTGCTGGAAAGTAAGAACTGCTTGTCCAGTAAGACGATAGGCACTGCCTACGGTTCCGGCTCGGAGTTGGGCTATGGTGGCTACATTTTCCGGAAAATCATAAAAAGCAGTGGCGATTGCCGAAGGTGAAAAACCGGTGGCATAACCCTTGGCTTTTATGGTTGTATCTGAACTGACGGGAATTGGGGCGCTGTAAACATTAGAGGACTCCGTGGGCTCGGAACCATCTGTAGTATAGTGAATAACAGCTTCCGGAGTAGTTGTGCTGATTGTAACATTGATAGAACTGGCATAAGTACCGGCAGGTGGATTGAAAACAGGCGTAACTACCATATTGCCAAAGGTATGAGTGCCAAGATTGGCTATGTAATCTATAGCATAAACAACCCACTGACTATCTTCTGCTGTAGTTCCGGCACTGGCTGCCCAATCCAAAGTGCCTTGTGTAATAGTCGGTTTACGAATGATAGTATGATCTAATGTAGCATTTGTAGTTCCTGCCACATTCCATGCAGTTCCCGGGTCTGTTCCAATCGTGCCGATAACATCTATCCTGGTGGAATCAGCCCCCACTTTTTTGTAAAGCAAAAGAGCATCGTCTCCATTATAATAAGTAACGGTGGAAGTTATATCCGCTTGACCCAGTATGGTTGCATTGGAACCAGCATTGGCAATAACATAAACATCCATATAATTGAGAGTGCCAGCTAAATTCAGAGGATTTGAAGGTGTTGAAGAACCGTTGGCAAAAAGGCAGACCCAATAATTACTCAAGTCAATCGGTCCACCTGTGCCATTGAAAATTTCAAATGCTTTATTATTACTGCTGCCTTCTAAATATTCTGAGAAAAACAAGTCATTTGCCATTCCGGGCTGAGGTGTGGCAGTTCCACTCACAAATAGTTGATGTTCAGTAGCATAAGTAGTATTGTGGGAAATTACACCGTTAAAAGTTCCTGCTCCTGATGCATTCATCCGCACATAAACATTGCCGTTAAAATTATAACTTAAGGACAATGATGTAGCCCAATTACCTGTGCCAGTAGAACTTAATTCAAAAGGATAAGCAGTGGTTATTTGAATGGGTTCAACGGCTCCGGGTGCACTTAAAGTGTAGGACTGAACTGCAGAAGGAGTTCCTGCTTCGGAACTAAAAGGAGTCAAATTGCCTGAAACATTCCAAGAAACCGGTGCGGGAAGCGCTTCTCCCGTAACCAAAACATTAACTGGTGTGGCTCCTGGACTGGTATGAACAATGTTGCCTTCGTATTCACCGATGGCAGAAGCCAACATCCGCACATAAATATTAGCATTGAAATTAGCCGGGACAGATATACTGGAAGCCCATCCTTCCGTTTGTGAAGTAGAAACCTGAAAGCCATTGGGAGCTGAAACTGTGATGCTGCCTAAAATATTGGTTCCGCTTAAAACATAGTCCCTTGTTTCGTCGGAAGGCAAATTTACAATGCTTTCCAAAGGATCAAGTTCGGGTGTGCTGGTATGAATTATGGGAGTTGGCATTGGAGTTCCTTCCCAAAGTTTAGCCCAATTATTAGTTACTCTGATTCCGTCAATTTTGGCTATGGGAGTGTTAGTTCCTTGGCGAATGGCGATTGAGCCAATTCCTGCAATGTCGGTTCCGGAAAAATCAGCTGCAGTAAGTTGCGCGGCTGGTTCAGTAGCTCCGATAACAGGATTTACCCACATAAAGACCTCATCGTTTGCTGCTCCCGAAACGATAACATATTTCATCACAATCAGATAAGTAGTGTTTAGAGCATAGCTGTAAGGAGTTGCCGCAGCTTCTGAAAATGCACCTGCTTTGGTAACACCAAATCTTAAGTTATCGGAAGCGTCCTTTTGGACAAATACCCTGCCTTTAAAGTCAGATACACAGGGATTAGTTGCAAAATGGAAGAAATAATCAGCGGTGGTTTTGGCTTCAGAAGCATTGAACAGAAAAGCAGCGTAAAAAGTTCCCGTTGTCATATTGGTAAAGGTCTTGTTAACATCTTCCGCGGAACCGGAAAGAACTGTCTGTGCCGCTAAACCCTGATAAGCATAATAACCGGGATAAACCAAACCTTCATTGGCTACGATGGCAGGATGGGAACCTGCACTACTATGTGCATTCCAACCGTTGGAAGTTAATGTTGTTCCCGCAGTGTAATTAAATTCCTCAGCGAAAAGAGTAGTAGGAACATTTGGGTCTGTAACTGTTCCGTTTACAGCTAAGTTTTGAGTTGGGGCTCCTGTGCTACTATGGACAATGTTGCCAGTAAAAGTTCCTGCCGAAACACCCGTTAAACGGACATAAATAGTTCCGCTGAAATTACTTGCCAAAGAAAGAGTGGAAGTAAAAGTTGTGTCATTGGTGGAAAGATTAAAACCAGCGGGAGCAGTTATACTAATGGCGGAAGTTAAGAAGCGTCCCGTTAATGTATAACTTTGTGCGGCTGAAGGAGTTCCCAAAATTGTACTGAAATCATTTAAATTGGCAGTAATGTCTATCAGTGGGGAAGGAGCTGAAACTGTTCCTTCCACGGCAAGATTTATAGCAGTTGCTCCTGTGCTGGAATGAACTATATTGCCGGAAAAAGTTCCTGCCGCGGTTCCGGTTAAACGCACATAAACAAGCCCGTTAAAATTATTGGCTACGGTTAGAGCGCTCGAAAAAGTAGTGTTATCAGTAGATAGAGCAAAACCGGTGGGAGCGGTAACAGTGATGCTTCCGGTTAAATTTTGCCCGCTCAAAGTGTAGCTCTGAGCCGTTGAAGGAGTGCCGGTATAAGTGGAAAAAGGAGTTAAAGTTCCACTAACTACTATGGTGGGTGAGGCAGTTCCTTCGGCAGTTATGCTTACATCGTCAATACCCAATGCCTGTGCATAGGAAGTATAAGTTCCAGTAGTTACGGAATAATTCCAAGCAAGATATAAAGAACTTCCTGCGGTAAGAGAGTAAGCTAAAGTGGCATTTACAGGAACTGTTGCTCCCGGAGCAGAAGCATAACCATTAGTTGTAGCATCAGCTGGGAAAGAAGTTAAAAATGAACTTCCTGCACTTGTCCAAGTAGTTCCATCAGCGGAATAATACATTTGGATGGAAAAACCAGCTGAATTAGTGCCCATCCGGTATTTTTCCACATTATAACTGATAGCGAAAGAGTTGATTGTCGTGGAACCGTTATTACTAAGCTGAACATATACATTACCACTTTTTGTGGCAGAACTGGAAGATAAAAAACCTACAGCACGATCAGTTGCTGTTGTGGGATCACCAGCTCCGAAATTGTAAATACCGTTTCCGGCAGAATCAGTCATACTATTACCACCATTTCTTTCTGTGGCAGTTACAGCTGCAGAATATGTTCCAACCAATCGGACTGTGGTATTTTTATCTGCTTTCCAACTGGCAGGCATTGTTGCAGTGGCGGAAGTTCCTAAAACATCAAAATTTTGAGTAAGCGTTTGCCCGGATTGGATATTTACCTGAGCAGACAAACTTCCTAAAAATGCAAGGGCTAAAAGCATTACAAATAAGGTCTTTTTCATAATTCCTCCCTGTAGAATTAAGCTATTTTTATCTGATACCTAAATTTACTCGTAAAAGATAATCTAATTAAATATGGCTATGCCGTCAAGTAAAATTATCGCTTACAGATTATTTGGGTTTTTTACACCGAGGACACAGAGGATAAATGAGAGCACCGAAAAGAAGATATGAT is a genomic window of Candidatus Cloacimonas sp. containing:
- a CDS encoding class II fructose-bisphosphate aldolase — translated: MFLSGEQLKEVFLKAKKMRFGIIASNVVFDTQIRAIIQGYAAVNSDGLIQMSTGACKYAAGSSQDIQVGARLISTIVKTFASQFPKCGIGLHIDHATPKNFEFIKFCIENDLVSSVMVDASAEKLEENIRITKEVVELAHKHNTLVEGEIGHIKGTEDEIVSADELYTKPEEALEFVIKTNVDLFAASVGTNHGVTKGENVVLHLDLIKEIDDLLIKNSVERGLVLHGASGLTDWQQQTAIANGVVKINKDTHYQMDMASAIQAYWEKEKYAIVCPPDVDPAAYLPDKSKFDPRKWLVKGEEKMQNTVMGFCKMSGSAENSILL
- a CDS encoding chitobiase/beta-hexosaminidase C-terminal domain-containing protein, translating into MKKTLFVMLLALAFLGSLSAQVNIQSGQTLTQNFDVLGTSATATMPASWKADKNTTVRLVGTYSAAVTATERNGGNSMTDSAGNGIYNFGAGDPTTATDRAVGFLSSSSATKSGNVYVQLSNNGSTTINSFAISYNVEKYRMGTNSAGFSIQMYYSADGTTWTSAGSSFLTSFPADATTNGYASAPGATVPVNATLAYSLTAGSSLYLAWNYSVTTGTYTSYAQALGIDDVSITAEGTASPTIVVSGTLTPFSTYTGTPSTAQSYTLSGQNLTGSITVTAPTGFALSTDNTTFSSALTVANNFNGLVYVRLTGTAAGTFSGNIVHSSTGATAINLAVEGTVSAPSPLIDITANLNDFSTILGTPSAAQSYTLTGRFLTSAISITAPAGFNLSTNDTTFTSTLSLASNFSGTIYVRLTGVSAGTFTGNIVHSSTGAPTQNLAVNGTVTDPNVPTTLFAEEFNYTAGTTLTSNGWNAHSSAGSHPAIVANEGLVYPGYYAYQGLAAQTVLSGSAEDVNKTFTNMTTGTFYAAFLFNASEAKTTADYFFHFATNPCVSDFKGRVFVQKDASDNLRFGVTKAGAFSEAAATPYSYALNTTYLIVMKYVIVSGAANDEVFMWVNPVIGATEPAAQLTAADFSGTDIAGIGSIAIRQGTNTPIAKIDGIRVTNNWAKLWEGTPMPTPIIHTSTPELDPLESIVNLPSDETRDYVLSGTNILGSITVSAPNGFQVSTSQTEGWASSISVPANFNANIYVRMLASAIGEYEGNIVHTSPGATPVNVLVTGEALPAPVSWNVSGNLTPFSSEAGTPSAVQSYTLSAPGAVEPIQITTAYPFELSSTGTGNWATSLSLSYNFNGNVYVRMNASGAGTFNGVISHNTTYATEHQLFVSGTATPQPGMANDLFFSEYLEGSSNNKAFEIFNGTGGPIDLSNYWVCLFANGSSTPSNPLNLAGTLNYMDVYVIANAGSNATILGQADITSTVTYYNGDDALLLYKKVGADSTRIDVIGTIGTDPGTAWNVAGTTNATLDHTIIRKPTITQGTLDWAASAGTTAEDSQWVVYAIDYIANLGTHTFGNMVVTPVFNPPAGTYASSINVTISTTTPEAVIHYTTDGSEPTESSNVYSAPIPVSSDTTIKAKGYATGFSPSAIATAFYDFPENVATIAQLRAGTVGSAYRLTGQAVLTFQQANRNQKYVQDATAAIVIDDPSGIITTTYALYDGITGITGTLSVYSGLLQFVPLADPGAATSHNNTIVPVTRTLATITSADQARMLKIYGVTLTPNTTGVFAATAENITATDASGTLIMRTFPGADYAGTTIPTTPVDIVCLGGQYNDTMQFSPRFLADITPAAGILEAPIINISQVGGTINLSWNAVSGATNYRVESADDPYGTWTTVTTTPNLFYSGISVNKKFYRVFATN